One part of the Flavobacterium johnsoniae UW101 genome encodes these proteins:
- a CDS encoding leucine-rich repeat domain-containing protein: MTNNLKIKKYWITTFCLVFFSLFSFAQELSDETIGFNVVDYTAFLKNRGVTDKDMKSELSKLRKTRLSDYLEMKKSENDFLQMNINENKVKQSRSSINSKTAVLDIPQIEKDALLAFYNSTNGSNWLLKKGWDFSTPVTTWDGFSQTGWYGITITDGHVTKITDILNATGTLPDLSALQYLKELYIFNSSFTGNLTGLQNLNNLEKLRIGWSTSSQSSFQDLNPLSKLTNLTELCLHSCNFTNNSIPSDFTKLVNLKKLEIRFGNVNQNWEVLGNLTNLIHLNLGNNNFASQNTTLVVPPNFANLTKLEILDLSNNKIKDISVINNMKELKYLNAQWNEISTIPSGFSELTKLNYIRLGQNKIKGNFPSYLQNLQLNTFEISSNEFEGKIPALNFDLANSTVNYYIAGQGVAFLNKTLGIYDNKFRFIDFANEFEIYKTKIASNYFTYQYQKRINVVETITKGIGQSVTLKMFPEGDSRYLNDDTFKWFKNGVEIIGATERTYTLTNLTAANAATYICRSYHTSNPDMSALTLEREPITLKVVNCTPLTGNITSTTDKFHTGGESNFAFQTTATGLSYEWSVTTAEGLPVNEIPSNTLEIYTYTFTNPGDYIVKVKATDSTGCTTEFTKEITVTERYCDNEPVDFSFETTATNLTYTWTTTDSTGKVVNRVTDTTGLYTFTPQVSGEYVIELVASSATSCKTLFTKNITIDQCTPYISCTRDNPLSPEIHRLFINMITKLTSAPAGTNVNVYAHKEIAAVAPYTTEKTAKIYNFVNNGTAISFSFTENGTDDVYIPKASTGSVTAIDLSKYVDSVTSTIVATSYSNGTTNNSDGRVKNIDFCPKELSCVSHVALVVDESGSLDQSEINKIKKQLKLFVAQQAFTNDDIGSNIHISITGMSDSDDVNKRRKDFIIPTKVTASNVYLFNNWIEKLGKRYGDTIGISQASDFWKSGLDGALSYSMKPNFVIMITDGAQTDDVTGLKETLAKFDNNNKTVTDPKLPHLYVVGIENGVYIDRNSLTGKALPRNEDPNYNSAIGSQNNLTAKTTPFLTKSLQFLLDLSPTEFPVADINQFTVGTYFGHSNFDLLASDETYFSDKLIVGEVVCGTPAVKDSCDDCFSFKPEPGKEYVLSAWVKEESNEQVKTYVNPLIKIKFYNNKEALDIPAHKIDSLSIKGSGDIIDGWQRVVKKFKIPNNTITLGIELENLSPSIPVYFDDIRIHPLQGSVKSFVYDPETFKLMSELDENNYSTFYEYDNEGGLVRVKKETAKGIKTIQETRSGNVIETTNTTP, from the coding sequence ATGACAAACAATCTTAAAATAAAAAAATACTGGATAACCACTTTTTGCTTGGTGTTCTTTTCATTGTTTTCATTTGCACAGGAATTAAGTGATGAAACTATTGGGTTTAATGTGGTTGATTATACTGCTTTTCTTAAAAATCGTGGTGTAACTGATAAAGACATGAAATCAGAACTTTCAAAATTAAGAAAGACAAGATTATCTGATTATTTGGAGATGAAAAAATCTGAAAATGATTTTTTACAAATGAATATAAATGAAAATAAAGTAAAACAATCAAGATCCTCTATCAACTCAAAAACTGCTGTCCTTGACATCCCTCAAATTGAAAAAGATGCGCTTCTGGCTTTTTACAATAGCACCAATGGATCAAACTGGCTTTTAAAAAAAGGTTGGGATTTTTCTACACCAGTAACAACTTGGGATGGTTTTTCACAAACAGGATGGTATGGAATTACTATAACTGATGGTCATGTAACAAAGATTACTGATATTTTAAATGCAACTGGTACATTACCTGATTTATCAGCTTTACAGTATCTCAAAGAACTATATATTTTTAATTCTTCTTTTACTGGTAATTTGACTGGATTACAAAATTTAAATAATTTAGAAAAGCTGAGAATTGGCTGGTCGACTTCTTCTCAAAGTAGTTTTCAGGATTTAAATCCTCTTAGTAAATTAACTAATTTAACAGAATTATGTCTCCATAGTTGCAATTTCACTAATAATAGCATTCCTTCAGATTTTACAAAACTAGTTAATCTCAAAAAATTAGAAATTCGTTTTGGAAATGTTAACCAAAACTGGGAAGTATTAGGTAACTTAACAAATTTAATCCATCTAAATTTAGGCAATAATAATTTTGCTTCTCAAAACACTACATTAGTTGTACCACCAAATTTTGCTAATCTTACGAAACTCGAAATACTAGACTTATCCAATAATAAAATAAAAGATATTTCAGTAATCAACAACATGAAAGAACTGAAATACCTAAATGCACAGTGGAACGAAATATCTACAATACCGTCTGGTTTTAGTGAATTAACAAAATTAAATTACATACGATTAGGACAAAACAAAATAAAAGGAAATTTTCCATCATATCTTCAAAATCTTCAACTCAATACCTTTGAAATATCAAGTAATGAGTTTGAAGGAAAAATACCTGCTCTAAATTTTGATTTAGCTAATTCAACTGTAAATTATTATATAGCCGGTCAAGGAGTGGCATTTTTAAATAAAACTTTGGGTATTTATGACAATAAATTTCGTTTTATAGATTTTGCAAACGAATTTGAAATTTACAAAACAAAAATAGCATCAAATTATTTTACTTATCAATATCAAAAAAGAATAAACGTAGTTGAAACCATAACAAAAGGAATAGGACAATCTGTAACATTAAAAATGTTTCCAGAAGGAGACAGTCGTTATTTAAACGATGACACTTTTAAATGGTTCAAAAATGGAGTTGAAATTATTGGAGCAACTGAACGAACTTATACGTTAACAAATTTAACTGCAGCAAATGCAGCAACATATATTTGCAGATCTTATCATACTAGCAATCCCGATATGTCTGCTCTTACACTAGAAAGAGAACCTATAACATTAAAAGTTGTAAATTGTACTCCATTAACCGGAAACATAACATCAACAACAGATAAATTTCACACAGGAGGAGAAAGCAATTTCGCATTTCAAACTACTGCAACAGGTTTAAGCTATGAATGGTCTGTAACAACTGCAGAAGGCCTTCCAGTTAACGAAATTCCATCAAATACTTTGGAAATTTACACTTATACCTTTACAAATCCCGGAGATTATATTGTGAAAGTAAAAGCTACAGATTCAACTGGCTGTACAACAGAATTTACAAAAGAAATAACCGTAACAGAAAGATATTGCGACAACGAACCAGTTGATTTTTCTTTTGAAACAACAGCAACAAATTTAACTTATACTTGGACCACAACTGATTCAACAGGAAAAGTTGTAAACCGAGTAACAGATACAACTGGACTTTATACTTTTACCCCTCAGGTATCTGGGGAATATGTAATCGAATTGGTAGCAAGCAGTGCAACAAGCTGTAAAACGTTATTCACGAAAAATATCACAATCGATCAATGTACACCCTATATTTCTTGTACGAGAGACAACCCACTTTCGCCAGAAATACACCGTTTGTTTATCAATATGATTACCAAATTAACTTCAGCACCTGCAGGAACAAATGTAAATGTTTATGCGCATAAAGAAATTGCGGCTGTTGCTCCTTACACAACAGAAAAAACTGCGAAGATTTACAACTTTGTCAATAATGGTACTGCGATAAGTTTTTCATTTACAGAAAACGGAACCGACGATGTATATATTCCAAAAGCTTCTACAGGATCTGTTACCGCTATAGATTTAAGCAAATATGTTGATTCTGTAACTTCAACAATAGTTGCTACAAGCTACAGTAATGGAACAACTAATAATTCTGACGGCCGCGTTAAAAACATCGACTTCTGTCCTAAAGAACTATCGTGTGTTTCTCACGTAGCACTTGTAGTAGACGAGTCTGGTTCTTTAGATCAGTCTGAAATTAATAAAATTAAAAAACAATTAAAATTATTTGTTGCGCAGCAAGCATTTACAAATGATGATATAGGATCTAATATTCATATTTCAATAACAGGAATGTCTGATAGTGATGATGTGAATAAAAGGAGAAAGGATTTTATTATTCCAACTAAAGTAACGGCTAGCAATGTATACTTATTTAATAACTGGATTGAGAAACTAGGAAAAAGATATGGTGACACTATTGGTATAAGTCAGGCTTCCGATTTTTGGAAAAGTGGTCTTGACGGTGCTTTAAGCTATAGTATGAAACCAAATTTTGTTATCATGATTACCGACGGTGCTCAGACAGATGATGTTACGGGCTTGAAAGAAACATTGGCTAAGTTTGACAACAATAACAAAACGGTAACTGATCCAAAATTACCGCACTTATATGTAGTGGGAATTGAAAATGGAGTTTATATAGATCGTAACTCACTTACCGGCAAAGCACTGCCTAGAAATGAAGATCCAAATTACAATTCGGCAATTGGTTCACAAAACAATCTAACGGCTAAAACAACACCGTTCCTTACAAAATCATTACAATTTTTGTTAGATCTTTCGCCAACTGAGTTCCCAGTGGCAGATATCAATCAGTTTACTGTGGGTACTTATTTCGGACATTCTAATTTTGATTTGTTAGCATCAGATGAAACCTATTTCTCTGACAAACTTATTGTTGGAGAGGTTGTCTGCGGTACACCTGCTGTAAAAGATTCTTGTGATGACTGTTTCTCTTTCAAACCAGAACCAGGAAAAGAATATGTTTTAAGTGCATGGGTAAAAGAAGAATCTAACGAACAGGTTAAAACATATGTAAATCCATTAATCAAAATCAAATTTTATAATAATAAAGAAGCTCTTGATATTCCTGCACACAAAATTGATTCTTTATCTATAAAAGGAAGTGGCGATATTATTGATGGATGGCAGAGAGTCGTTAAAAAATTCAAAATACCAAACAATACTATTACACTTGGTATTGAATTAGAAAACTTAAGCCCAAGCATACCTGTTTATTTTGACGATATCAGGATTCATCCTCTTCAGGGAAGTGTAAAATCATTTGTTTACGATCCTGAGACATTCAAGTTAATGTCTGAGTTAGATGAAAACAACTATAGTACATTCTATGAATATGACAATGAAGGCGGACTGGTACGTGTTAAAAAAGAAACTGCAAAAGGTATCAAAACCATTCAGGAAACACGATCTGGGAACGTAATAGAAACGACAAATACAACACCATAA